The Juglans microcarpa x Juglans regia isolate MS1-56 chromosome 2S, Jm3101_v1.0, whole genome shotgun sequence genome has a window encoding:
- the LOC121251788 gene encoding MLO-like protein 12 — protein sequence MDGGEDLEHTPTWAVSIFCLFFFLLSYTIDTGLHHLAKFLRKRKRKSLDKALVKIKTEMMNFGFISLLLAILEVPISKICVTEAAANSFLPCKDAVDSVHPTFSSAKQVPGSNSSETLSNQITDDNYCQAKGMVSLVSREAILQLNIFISVLAVFHVLYCILTMCLGVAKMRKWEAWEEETQTIQYQIANDPKRFQLSRQTSFGRRHLKLWSDHPLLLWPVCFARQFSSSVSKADYFTLRNGFIMANVAEGSNFNFKKFLSRTFDDDFEQVVGIRFWIWIFSILFIFFSAHEFYNHYWLPFVPLVIVLVVGTKLEVTITKMCVESCKENPVTQGTFLVNPSDSYFWFGRPDWLLHLLQLILIQNSFQLAFFTWTWYEYGLRSCFNENMEDFTIRITMGVAVQLLCGYVTLPLYALVTQMGSSMKRAVYTECVVRGLENWQKNARHRLSTNRSNSSRHSSNSSQFNATETSISNTQSKHRPEHNDLPPLAVISPSSYSPGNTEEEVQHGQTPNPAITSLSTQEIMKEEANCTIITTGTYDGEISFGSSWKARESSRGIGEITSITEEDASDTLTVFNH from the exons atggatggaGGAGAAGATCTGGAGCATACGCCAACATGGGCTGTCTCAATCTTTTGTTTGTTCTTCTTTCTCTTATCTTACACGATTGATACAGGTCTTCATCATCTAGCCAAG TTTCtcaggaaaaggaaaagaaaatcccTCGATAAGGCTTTGGTGAAGATCAAAACAG AAATGATGAATTTCGGTTTCATATCGCTGCTTCTTGCAATATTGGAAGTACCCATCTCAAAAATCTGCGTCACTGAAGCCGCGGCCAATTCTTTTCTTCCATGCAAAGATGCTGTAGACTCGGTACACCCAACTTTCTCCTCAGCCAAACAAGTTCCAGGATCAAATTCCAGCGAAACACTTTCGAATCAAATCACGGATGATAATTACTGTCAAGCAAAG gGAATGGTTTCTCTGGTGTCAAGGGAAGCAATCTTGCAACTAAATATCTTTATCTCAGTCTTGGCAGTGTTTCACGTTCTGTACTGCATATTGACGATGTGTCTTGGGGTAGCTAAG ATGAGGAAATGGGAAGCATGGGAGGAAGAGACTCAAACCATTCAATATCAGATAGCTAATG ATCCAAAGAGGTTCCAGCTTTCCCGTCAAACATCTTTTGGGAGACGTCATCTAAAGCTTTGGAGTGATCACCCTCTCCTACTTTGGCCA GTTTGTTTTGCTCGGCAATTCAGTAGTTCAGTCTCAAAAGCCGATTACTTCACTCTTCGCAACGGTTTCATAATG GCGAATGTGGCTGAAGGCAGCAATTTCAACTTCAAGAAATTTCTTTCTAGGACATTCGATGATGATTTTGAGCAGGTTGTTGGAATCAG GTTCTGGATCTGGATCTTTTCCAtactattcatatttttcagcGCACATG AGTTTTACAACCACTATTGGCTACCTTTTGTTCCCCTAGTG ATTGTTCTAGTCGTGGGGACAAAGCTAGAAGTCACAATAACCAAAATGTGTGTGGAAAGTTGCAAGGAGAACCCAGTGACTCAAGGAACCTTTCTTGTAAACCCTAGTGATAGTTATTTCTGGTTTGGTAGACCTGATTGGCTTCTCCATCTACTCCAGCTTATCCTAATCCAG AACTCGTTTCAGCTAGCATTTTTCACATGGACATGG TATGAGTATGGCCTAAGGTCTTGCTTCAATGAAAACATGGAGGACTTCACCATAAGGATTACCATGGGTGTGGCTGTGCAGCTCCTTTGCGGCTATGTGACCCTGCCTCTTTATGCACTTGTTACCCAG ATGGGTTCCAGCATGAAGAGAGCAGTGTATACCGAGTGTGTGGTTAGAGGCCTGGAAAATTGGCAAAAAAATGCTAGACACAGGCTTTCCacaaatagatccaattcaagtCGACACTCATCAAATTCCTCACAGTTTAACGCTACTGAGACTTCAATATCAAACACACAAAGCAAACATCGCCCAGAACACAACGACCTTCCTCCATTAGCAGTAATTAGCCCTTCTTCCTATTCCCCTGGAAACACAGAAGAGGAAGTGCAGCACGGCCAAACTCCTAATCCAGCTATAACAAGCCTTTCAACTCAAGAAATCATGAAAGAGGAAGCAAATTGCACCATCATCACCACGGGAACTTATGATGGTGAGATCTCTTTTGGAAGCAGCTGGAAAGCACGAGAAAGCAGTAGGGGCATTGGTGAAATCACTTCAATCACCGAAGAAGATGCCTCCGACACATTAACAGTCTTCAATCACTAG